TTTTCAAACTCCTTGCGCACCTTGCGTGATGCATCCATGTCCGTGGTGTCAAGGTGGAGAATTTTTTCAAGTGTGATGATGCCGCCTTCAAGGTCGGCTTTGAATTGGCGGAGCCGGGTGATTTGTTCTTCAAGCTTTTTCCGCTCGCCTTCAAGCCGCGCAATGACCAGCTCTTGCTCGCGCATTGTTTTTTCCCATTGTTCCAACTCGGCGGCAACTTCTTTTTCCTGGAAGCCCAGCCCACGGCCTTGCCTGCCACGGTAGCCGCCCTGCAGTGCGCCGGATAATTCTGCGAGGTCGCCGTCGAGTGTCACCATCTTGACGCGGCCAATGCCAATCCGGCGCGCAACATCAATATCATCAACGACAAGTGTGTTGCCAAAAACATAGCTGAACACATTTTTGTACTGCGGCTTGAACTGGAGCAGGTCAATGGCAAGGCCGGCAGCGCCGTTGGTTTTTTTCAGCTCTCCCATTTCCGCCAGAGGCGTGGGACCCTTGATTTTGCTCATCGGGATAAAGCTGGCAATGCCGAACTTGTTTTCCTTGAGGAACTTGATGCAGGTAACCGCTGTTTTGTCGGTGTCAACAACAATGCTCTTGAGCCGGCTTCCGGCGGCAATTTCGAGCGCGAGCGCGTATTTTGACTCGGCAACACCGAGCTCGGACACCGTGCCGTGAATGCCGGGAATTTTGTTTTTCTGCCCCAAGACTTTCTGCACGGCCGTGTCTGCTTCAAGTGATTCTTGGATTGAAATTGTTCGTGCCTGCAGCTTGGAAAGGTGCTCTTGCGCAACACCTATTTTTCCTTTTGCGGTTGCGAGATTTGCCGCGAGCGCGCTGTCGTTGTTGACGAGGGTGGAGAGTTCCATGGTTGCTTTTTTGAACTCCTGCTTTTTCTGCTTCAGCTCATTGACCTGCGCCTGATTTTCTTTTTCAACCTCGAGAATTTTCTGGAGCTGGTCGTCAACTGCTTGGATTTGGAATTCGAGCTTGTCTTTTTCGCGCAGCCCTTCCTGCTGTTTCTGGCGCAGGTCAAGAATTTCTTTTTGCTTTGCCTCGGCTTCCTTGTCCAGCAGGTCAACTTCTTTTTCAACATCCGCGATGCTGTCGAGCTTGTTTTTTTTCTTGAATTCGCCTACGCGCTTTTCAATCTGGCTTTTTTCTTTTTCGATAGATGCGAGCTCCCCTCGGGCGGTTGCTTTTTCCTGCTCGTGCGCTTTGATTTTTTGCTCGAGTTCGCCGAGGCTGGTACGAAGCTGTTCCTTGCGCTGCTTAATTTTCACGATTTCATTTTTGACGGCCTCAATCCTGTTTTTCGACGAGGCAATGTCCACCTTAAGTTTTTCCACGTCTTTGTGAATCTGCACTTGGTCTTTCTCGCCGCGCTGCTCAACTTCCTTGTTGATGCCGTCGATATCAGTTCTGAACTGCCGGATTTTTTCTTTTGAGCCGAGAATCATGCCTTGTTTTTCCTGCAGCTCTTTTTTTTCGCCGGCGATGGCTTGGTCGAGCTTTTCCTTTTCCGTATTTTTTTCAGCCATCTGCTGGTGCAGCAGCGAGGCCTTGTTTATTTTAACTTTGTGCTGAAGGTCGCTGTATTCCTGCGCCTGCTCTTTTTCCTTCTTGAGGTCACGCAGCCGACTGTCACGCTCTTTCATGACAATCTCTGACTCCTTCATTTTTTCGTCAACCTTGCCGAGCTCGTTGAGGGCTTTTTGTTTTTTTTCTTCATACACTGAAATGCCGGCAATCTGCTCGACAATCATTCTCCGCTCTTCTGGCGGCATCTCGACAAAGCGCACGATGTCTCCTTGAAGGATGACATTGTAGCCGTCCGGATTTATTTTTGCGAGGGAGAGAAGCTCGAGAATTTGCTGGCGCGTGCGCACCTCGTCATTGATTTTGTACACGCTGCTGCCGTTCGCCTTGACAATTCTGCTGATTTTCACTTCTTTTTCCGGCGTGGGAAATGTTTTTTTTGTGTTGTCGAAGAACAGCGAGACTTCACCATTTTTCGCCGGCGCCTTGGACTTGCCGCCGTTGTAGAGCAAGTTCGCAGATTTTTCACTGCGCAGGGCTTTTGCCGAGCTTTTGCCGAGCACAAAGCATAAGGCATCAAGAATGTTTGATTTTCCCGAGCCGTTCGGGCCCAGCACCACATTGAACGTGTCGCCAAACGGAATCTCGGTACGCTTGGCAAAGGACTTGAAACCGTGCAAAACAAGCTTGTTTATTTTAGTCATAGTCGCCCCTTTTACTGTGCTCGACTGTCCCGTCCCGGACTGTGCTGGTGCTGCTCTGGGATGAGGAGAAAAACATCGCGGCAAATATATAAAGGTGTTGATTTCGGCAAAGGTTGAGCAAAAATAGAAATATTTATATATAAAAAGCCCTTGAATCGACATAACCTTTTGTTAATAAAGAATCGACAAAAATAACAACAGTTAACGAAAGAATCAAAATTGAGGTGACGAAATGGCTGATGATACTAATCGATACCTGCTTTCTATCGTGGCAGTGGTCGCAATAACCGGACTGTTTCTTTTGTATGGTCAGGATACTCCTACAAGTGCAGATGGCACAACCGGCCTTGCAGTAGGATACAACCCAGCATTAGGAGATGGGCCAACATTTGACGAAGAGGGCAACAAAATTTGCACCGGTCGCGTCAATGGAAATGAAATTGTCCCTGATTATATTAAGGGATGCCACGGCACGCACATGCGAATTAAGGATTGGGCAATGCTCCCCCCCGCAGTGAAGGCGTACTACAACCACAAGCAGGTGGCGTACAAGCAAGTTGCACAAGGCAACCCTGCGTACGACTGGCCTACCGATGTAAAAGGTGCGGGCATCCGTACGGTGAAGGCATCAAAGGAAACCGGCGGTTCAGGACTGCCTGATCAAACCACAACCAACGAAGTTGAGATTGTCGAAGTGTTCGGCGCTGCCGGACAAGGACGATCAGTTTCAACGCTGGTTTAAATTTTTATTTTTTAATTCTCTTTTTTTATCTCTTTGTTGATTGCAGCATAATAAAAAAGAACACTAATTAGAAATCTGCCAGCAGTTTCTGCTTTTTCTTGCTTATTTCACGAGTATATGATGCCCAGCTCTTTCGCATGATGCTGCCGTGCTGCGTGACATAGTCCCTGATGAAATGCTGAGTGAGCGGATCGGCCATGTAGCCGCTGCCAAAATCAATGCCAATTTTCGCCTTGAGTTTTTCAACTTCATCGTCGCGGATAACCTTGGCAAGGATTGACGCAGCGGAGACAATAGGATAATTTACATCCGCCTTATGCTCGGCAATGAGTGGGATTTTCCGCAGCGGCGCATCAAGATTATTCTGCACATACTCTTTGTAGGCACGGCAATTTGGGCTGGGGCAATCAAGAATGATTTTTTCTGGCTTCAGCTCGTTAATCATTTTTGCTGATTTGAGAGCTTCAAGCCAGTTGAGGTTGATGGATGAAGACAAAACCGCTGCGTCAACTTCTTCCGGTGGAATAACCAGCACGCGCAAATCCTTGACAATGGCCCGAATCTGCACACTCAGTTTGTCACGCTGTGCCGCAGTAAGCAGTTTCGAATCCTTAACGCCTATCTGTCTCAGTTTCGCTTCGTCACGGTCATCGACCAGCACGCCCACCATGACCAGCGGGCCGATCACCGGGCCGCGGCCTGCTTCTTCAATGCCGCAAACAAGAACCATACGACAGGCGATTGAACAGCGTTTTATATAGTTTATGGTACGTCTGCCACTATGGCCGGTTATGACGTTGTTTAAGGTTTTTGGCCTGAAGTGATTGCACTAATTCAACCATTACGAAAACGGGTTTTGCAAAACAGGCAAGAACCGAGCAAGATTCGGTGACGTTGCACCTTCTGTTTTTCCCGCGCAGCGAAAACGTGTCGCCACGTTTTCGCCTCTGATAGGCTGGTGCATGGTGCCGCGGCACCGCCCTATTTCCTCAACAGTTCGCTTCTTGCCGTTCCCGTTTGGGGTAGTGGCTCACACAAAAACAGACCAAGGGTGAAAATAGTTTAATCCAGAACAGCTCCTGCTCATCATCACCGACCTACAACAAACTTTAAATACACCGGCGCCACCGCATTAATGAGGTGAGACAATGGAACAAATCCAATACAGTGGACTGCACGATGTTGAAGAGGGTGACCGAAGAATTCTTGACAAGCTGTCAGCGGAATACTACGACAAAATCGCGCGCGAACTGAAAAATGAGACCGCGCTGCAGGTGCATATCAAGAGCTACAAGAAAATTGGCAAGCCAAAATTCTCAATCCATGTCAAGGCAATTGCGCCGACGCGCATTTTTGTCTCAACCAAGGCGCACGACTTTGATTTTGCAACGTGCCTGCACATGGCGTTTCGGGATTTGGAAACACAGATACATCACCGCCTGCACACTGATGACCAGAAACCAAAAAACATTTTCAAGCGCGGAGAAAAACCACTAACGCCTGAATTCGCACGGCGGATTGGGCTGCACGTGAAGAATTTTTTTAGGAGATGAATAACCCAGAACCAAGTCGGAAGCTTTATAAATAAACACCTTCTTTGGTAAATCTTAGAGCGGGGTGGGGCAGCCAGGAGTGCCCGCAGGGCTCATAACCCTGAGGTCGGAGGTTCAAATCCTCCCTCCGCTATTTATTTTTTTATAAGTTGAGAAACAGGGTTATAGTTGCGCGAAGCGCGGTTTTCTCCGGAGGAGAAAACACGTTCGTCGTTCGCAACAGTTTTTTGCGAAGCAAAAAAATGTTGGTTTACATCCTCCCTCCGCTATTTTTATTTTAAGAGTATATGAATCAACACACGAAAAAACTGGATATGGGTACATGGCTGTACATAGGGCTCTTTTTATTGTTGATAGTCTATTATTTGGCTGATCTCCTTCTGTTTTTTAAACTCTTGAGTGCAGGGCATACTCGAAGTGCACTCATACTAAAAGGGGGATTTCATGTCACATGGCTCGTGGTCTTTGGAGTAGCAATAAAAAAAAGTATGAGCGACTATTATAAAAAAAGAAAGTGGGAAAAAATAGTGACCGCAGGATTGTGTAGTTTTTTCTTGGTTGTAGCTCTCGTACTAAGCATAGACCTGTTCTTAGATGGGATAGATGGTAAAAAAGTATGTATGGAGGGTATGGTAACCGAGAGTACGCATGGATGGAAATACGCTCCATCAAAAATAGTTATTAATGGAGAGCTGCTCTACCCGGGCAGAGATATTCAAGAAGGTGGGCAGTATCATGTTTGTTTTTTACCGCACAGCAAATATGTCGTTGAGATCCAGCCGATTGGGTGAGATACGCTCGATTCAACCAAAACATTGATAAAACAAATTCTTTTAAGTTGAATGATGGCAGAGCAGCATTTTTATTTTGATACCTCAATCTGGATGGACATATATGACGAACGAGGGCATAATGGAGAAGTTGCGAGAAAGTTGATGGAAAAAATTGTGATGGACGATGATATTGTTCTATATTCAGATGCTATTGTTGCCGAATTGAAAAAGCTTGGCTTCTCAGAATATGAGATTAATCAGATGTTTAGTATCGCAAAGCCAGACCACATCAGGAGAGTTCAGTCAACAAAAAATCAAATTGAAGAGGCACAACGAGTTGCACAACAGAGAGATGTTCCGCGCCGTGATGCGCTTCACGCAATTCTTGCACGCGACCATGAGGCACAGCTGATCTCTCGTGACTGGGATTTTGAGAAATTGAGAGACATTACGAAAGCGAAAAAACCGGAGGATTTAATTTGACGAAAGACCAAGATTTTTTGCAAGTTCTTTGAATGTTTCTTCTCCCGCGCGGTGTATATCCGCATCCGTAATTTTTCTTCCTTTGTGTTTACCGGCACCGTATGCCCGTTCAAGCCGAAGGAGCGCTGCCCGCTTTTCGATGTCCTTGATTTTGTCTCGAACAGCTTCGCGAATGAATTCTGTTTTTGTCGCATACCGATTTTCTTTCATGACTTTTTCTATGTCGTGGATGAAGCTCTCTTCGAAGCGGAGTGAAACGGTTTCCATTGTATTACATAGTAATGCATAGTAATATATAAAGATTTCGGGAATTATCTCGATTTTGATTTAAAATTGCCGAAGCCCTTCTCTCGGCGGCTGTTCTTTTTTCTCGAACACTGACTTTATTTTGTCCCACACGTCAGAGAGTTTTTGCTTGAAGCCGCCTGCGGCCACTGCACTGGCAGTAGTGTTCGCTGCCGGTTTTTGGACAATCCCCATCTCGCTGAATGTTTTCTCAATCAACTTTGATGGAACATCATACTGTGCAAGGTGTTTCGCCAACATCTCTTTGGAATAGCCGCGCTGGCCGTAGTATTTGATGTAGTCAATCATCTTTTGTTTTTTGTAATCAGGAATTGCCTCGAGCTTTTTGTTTTCGTAATAGTTGTAGCCGGCAAATCCGCCGCCACCGAGCACCGCAAGTGCCGCGAGTGTTATCAAAATATACAGCCAGATGTTGGGCCCTTCTTTTAATTCAGGAAGCGGCTGTTCGCTCGGCCGCGCAGGATAGGGTGATTCTGGCGCAACTTCTTCAACTGGCTGAACCGGAAGTGGTGCATATTCTTGCAACGGCATTGATGGCGCGCCGCTCGGTGCGAGAGCGACACCACTTGTATCAAGGGGGGATGACGCTACGGGTGTTTGGCCGCAATCCTGCGGGCAGTTGAGCTGGTTTTCAGCGAATGCAGATTGGCAGAGTCCGTCGCCACAGATGACTTGTCGACTGGCACGTCTACGACCGCCTCCACTTCCTCCACCACCGCCACCGCTTCCTCCGCCGCCTCCACCACCGCCTCCTCCACTGCTACTGCTTCCGGTGTCTCCACTTGTTGCAGCGGCTGAAGCAGCAGTTTCTGTGACGCAGCGTCCGGCAGCAGCATCGCAGCCGCGCGGACAGACAACTGGCTCTTGCCGGTAGCCCTCGGGCTGCGCAGCATCGCACGTAAACGTAAACAAAATATCAGTGCTCTGGTCACTGCATCGCGGAGTTAATGACTGTATCTGGCCAGTGGAATCCCGCGCCATGACTGAGCCAATAGAAGGAGATGAACATTGTTGGTCTGGTGGAAGAACTGCACTTGCTCCAGCACTGCCTCCTCCGCCTGCAGGCTGGCCAGCAGCCCCTGGACTAACTGCGCACGCGCCATTCTGACAACCGTTCGGGCATTGGAACGGCTGGAGCGCAGCAGCAGTTGCACTGACACATTCGTATTGAGTAAGGCCAGTGGAATCACAGGTGTCGCGCTGCGTCGCAAGCTGGAAGGTGGCAGTATCAAAATAAATAGCGCGCCCTTTTTTCTCAGGAACATTTTGAGCGTCGCTGTCGTAACAGTAGGATGGATTAAACACCGCGTCAAAGCAGGCTGCATTTTCTGGAGCGCCGAGCGCTGCTTTTGCCGCAGCATCGTCGAGGTTGCGTAGTGATTCAACTTTTGCCTGACACTCTGCATCAAGTCCCGCTGGGATGCAGCTGCCGAGGAATGAGCGAATGTGATCGAGGATAGGGCGTGAGGAATGTTGTGCAAGACGGATGTTGAAGGTAATTTGTTTGCATTCTTCGAGTGCAGGGTCTTCAGCATCAGCGCAGACGGAATCGGTGCATACCTGATCGCCAGGACATTCGAAGTCGGTGGCGCACGACTGGCCACCTGCTGCAGGAACAACAGGTGCACCTGCACTGCCAGCAACACACGCGCCGGCTTGGCATTGGTCGCATACTGCTGCTGCTTCACTCATCGCACCAAGTGCATCACACGTGTAGCTCACGGTGCGGCAATTTTCTCCGGTGCACGCCGCGGTTGGAGTAAATGAAGCAATAGTTCCCGAGAGGAGGAATTGTTTGAGCGCAAGGGGAACGAGTTCAGGTTCTGCAAGCCGCGCTGCCTGACACTGTCCGTTGACGCAGCCATTCGCACATTCCAGTGCTTGCTCTTCAACAAAGTTTAATTGCGCGTTGCACGCGTACTGAACAGCCCTGCAATTTCCTGCAGCACAGTTTTCAACAGGAGTGAATGAGGGAAGATTGCCAAGAAGTAATTGTTTCACGTCGTCAGGAAGCAGGACGGGAGCAGGGAGAAGCAATGCAGCAACGGCATTGGCACAATGGTTATTGACACAAACTAAATCAGCTGCGCAGTTAACATCAACTTTACAAAACGTGTTCAGAGCACGTTCGGCATCTTCGATGCATGCATTGAGATTCTCGCACACTTCATTCACACCACATGCTGCGTCATTATTTTCACAGCCAATGGGTGGAACAGCACCAATTTCAAGAGAAGAAACACCGGCAGTTGGCACCTCTTCAATGCCATTAAAAATGTACGAGCCGCTAAAAGAATTTTGCGCGCCGAACGCGTTGTCAGGAACAACAACGGTGTACGTGATATCCATGTCAGGAACACTTCCAGGTGGAAGTGAAATTCCAGGAATCAAACCCCAACGGATTTGTCCATTTAGAAACGCGCCATTGTTTGAAATAACAGGATCAACATTCCATCCTGCTGGAGGTGTTTCAGTGATGAATAACGATTGAGCAGGATTGTTTTCATCGGCGTCAACATGGAGCCGAACCGTGACTCTGCTGTTGGGTGATGCTTGTGCTGGATCAAATGCACGGACAACGGTTCCTGCAGAATGCACGAGTGCACACACGCCATTAATGCACTGCGCGTTTTCAACGCAATCAGCATTTGCTTGGCAAGCGCCGCCGACGGAAATTGTTCCAAAAGATTGGGCGGGCTCTGCAGCAGGAGGTTCGGGAACAGGGGGAGGCACTTCAGGTGGTGGCACTGCAGGAGGCTCGGCAGCTGGTTGCGCAACACATCTTCCTGCCTGACAAAGATCACTTTGGCACATACGATTACTCAAGCACTGCGCACCGTCTATGGTGCGTGGAACACAAATTAATTTATCAGGACTGCAAAAAGCGGCATCATCACAGGGTTCATGTGTTTGAACATTGCATGCTGCAGCAACTCCTGCTGCGGGTTGTTGAGGTACCGGCACCGCGCCAATAGAGAGTATGTTGCTGCCGATAATATTTGCTTCAGCGCCAACGCCGAAAAGATATGTTCCAGCAAACTGATGCCTGCTTTGGTCGAGCGCACCAACTGGTGCATGCGCAGTGTATGTAATGGTCATGTCGGGAACATTTCCAGGAGGAAGTGAAAGTCCAGAAATCAGTCCCCAGCGGATTTTTCCATTTTGAAACGCGCCGTTGTTTGAGATACCATCCGCAGTCCATCCTGCAGGAAGCGTTTCAGTGATGAAGAGTGAATTTTCAGGAGCAGCAGGATCCGCTTTGACAACGAGATTAACAACCGCTGCGCCGCCCGGAGGAATGGTATCTTGAGAAAAGCCACGTGAAACAGCTGAAACTGCTGAAACAAGGGGGAGCATAAGAAGTATTGTAAGAAGTGCAAATAGGGTTATCACGCTCAATTGTTTTTTTCCCATGAACATCAACCTTGGTGTATCCACACGGTAACTGCATTTGCAACATCAGGCATGGTGATTGATTCATCGCCGCCCACCCATTTTTGGACATACGACTCAATTTCAGGCATTGAGATTGCACCATCACAATTCGAATCAGCGCGAGTATTCTCATTGGCGCAGGCAGCAGCAGGAATGGGAGGAGGCGGAATTGTACATGCATCTTTAAGACACATGAAACCGAGTTGTTGCATGCAATCTGCATCTTCATCACAGGCGAGACCATCGCCGCCTGCCTCTTGACAGGTAAACAATTCAGGATGGCCAACTTCATCAATGCTGCCCCTGCATACAAGACCTGCCTGACATTCTTCATTCTTTTGACAGGAAGTAGTAGATGGTTTCAACACAGGAGCAGGTGGAACAGGTGGCTCTGCTTCAACATTTGGAGGAGGTATCGTACATGCATCGTTAAGACATATGAAACCACGTTGTTGTATGCAGTCAGCATTTTCGTCACAGGCAAGGCCATCACCGCCTAGCTCTTGACAGGTAAATAATTCAGGATGACCCACTTCATCAATACTGCCACGGCAAACAAGACCTGCCTGACATTCTGCATTCTTTTGGCAAGAAGTGGTAGCGGGTTTGAGCACAAGAGCTGGAACAGGATCAGGCGCGGGAACTGGTGCTGGCTCGACAAGCGGCGCCGGCGCCTGCACCGTCACTTGGGTATCACCGGCAATCGGCACACTCACTTGCATACTTTCAAAAATGTAGGTGCCGCTGAACGGGTATACCGCAGCTTTTTGCGGCGCGCGCACGATGTAGCCGTAGGATATATTTTGCACTGGCACCTTGGGGTCAAGACCATCAACAATAGTGATGCTTAATAGGTTGCCATCCTGCGTGAGACCACCTGCATTAACAATCGTCCAACCGACGGGAACCGTTTCATCAATAATATAGGCGCCTTCAATACCGACTTCGTTAACCGTGAGCTGTACTTTAATTTCAGCGCCCGGTGCAACGATTGGTGAAGAGAAACTGCGGGTGACTGTTGAGCCGACTACAATCGGTGCGAGAGGCGCAGCAGTGATGAGCGGTACCACTAACAAAAACAAGACTATGCTCAAGATGGTTATTGTTTTTTGTTTTGCCATGGTGGTTGTGATGAGGATTATTTTTTACATTTAGGATCCTTCTTGTCTTTACGCCATTTTTTGATGGTCTTCATCAAATCTTCTGCAGTCTGTTTTTTTCCTTTCCCATGCCCTTCTTTAATGTGACTCTTTAAGGTGTTGTCGTCGTCACATCCAGCAACAGGTGGAGCAACAGCAGCAGGTTGTTTAGCAACAACGTCTACTTGTGGGCACACGCCATCCGTGCAGGTCGTTGCGCAGGGTGTAGCTACTTTTTGTATGAGATTCAGATTCTGTTTGTCGCAGGAAAAGGCAACAACGGAACATCCCGGACCAGTGCACGTCGGCACGGGAAGCTCGACGCTGTGCTGGCGCACATAGTCAAGAAGTTCTGCCGGCAAAAAAGATTGGCCGATAGATGGCGAGGGAGAAATAACAGCAGGTGCAGGAGCGGGTACACGTTGTGCTAATGCTTGAGCTTGAGCACCAAGCCCTCCAAGACCGGGAAGGGACGATGCTGCTGGTTGCGCTGGTTGTTGCGCAGGAGCAGGTGCGGAAGCACCAGCACCGGGAAGATTTGCGGGAACTCTGAGACCGGCAAGTGGATTCGGTTGCGGTGCTGGTTGTGGTGCAGGAGCTTGTGCGCGCTGAACCGCAGCAGCAACACCTGCTGCGACGCCGCCAGGCAAAGAAGCACCGGGTAGTGCAATAGGTGCATCTGAGCAAAGATTACCAATGCAGCTGTTCGATGTACAGTTGGTATTTGCAGTACACGCCTCACCAACATTTTTCTTGGGTTGTACATTAAGAGGGGGAAGGTTTCTCAACGCGCCGAGATTGGGCGGCGCAGCCAGCGCACCACTCAATGTGTCGAGTGCGCCATCAGTCAATCCGACGCCGTATGCTACTCTGCCGGTCAGCGCGTTGATTTCATCCTGCCAGATAACATACAATGCAAAGAGAGAGATAATGAGGAGAAGCGGAACAAAGTATTTTCCGAGCGGATGTTTTTTAGGATGCTGCGCATGCTTGTCAGGCGCGTGGTTCACATTATGGTGGTGGTGCGTGTGCTGTTGCTTCATGGGGTACCTGCGCGAGCGCCGCCGCTAGTAATGACCTCTTTGATCGTGTCTTTCACCATTTTTTCAGCGTTAAATGCAAGAGGATCCTGAAGCTGTTGAGAAAGATCATGCGCACGTGCTCTGGACGGGGAAATCGGATCCAATGTTGCACCTTTTATTGATAATTCTTTGACCGTGAAAACATCGTGCATTTGTGCAAACGGCACTCCAGCATCCGGAGTCTTACCCGTGAGAATATAGAAAGCTGCAGTTCGACCGCTTGTAAATTTCGATTTTGGAACAGCAACAGCGATGGTGGTGTCCTGATTTTCAGCGGTAACACCATCATTGAGACGGTACCAATAGCTTGGTGCATTTCCTATATTAAGACCGATAAGATACGAACGGAATTTTCCCGCTTTGAAATCCGCATTGTTTTTATCCTTAATTCCGTTGGTCTTCAGGATAAAGGTAAGATCGCCTTGAACATCGCTAAAGACCGGAGCAAACGTGATTTCTTGAACAACAACCGCAGAGCTAGCGCCAGAACCGAGCGCAAGATTTGAGGCGAGAACAACTGGCAGCGGTGCGGCACACTTAGTGGCAACACAATTATTTGAAAGGCAGAATTTGTTTTGGTTACAGACAGCGCCGTCAGCGCGCTTGTTGATACAGGTTGCAGTAAGAAGAAGCTCGCAGTATTTTGTTGCCGGACACTCAGCATCTGCACGACAT
This genomic stretch from Candidatus Woesearchaeota archaeon harbors:
- the smc gene encoding chromosome segregation protein SMC; protein product: MTKINKLVLHGFKSFAKRTEIPFGDTFNVVLGPNGSGKSNILDALCFVLGKSSAKALRSEKSANLLYNGGKSKAPAKNGEVSLFFDNTKKTFPTPEKEVKISRIVKANGSSVYKINDEVRTRQQILELLSLAKINPDGYNVILQGDIVRFVEMPPEERRMIVEQIAGISVYEEKKQKALNELGKVDEKMKESEIVMKERDSRLRDLKKEKEQAQEYSDLQHKVKINKASLLHQQMAEKNTEKEKLDQAIAGEKKELQEKQGMILGSKEKIRQFRTDIDGINKEVEQRGEKDQVQIHKDVEKLKVDIASSKNRIEAVKNEIVKIKQRKEQLRTSLGELEQKIKAHEQEKATARGELASIEKEKSQIEKRVGEFKKKNKLDSIADVEKEVDLLDKEAEAKQKEILDLRQKQQEGLREKDKLEFQIQAVDDQLQKILEVEKENQAQVNELKQKKQEFKKATMELSTLVNNDSALAANLATAKGKIGVAQEHLSKLQARTISIQESLEADTAVQKVLGQKNKIPGIHGTVSELGVAESKYALALEIAAGSRLKSIVVDTDKTAVTCIKFLKENKFGIASFIPMSKIKGPTPLAEMGELKKTNGAAGLAIDLLQFKPQYKNVFSYVFGNTLVVDDIDVARRIGIGRVKMVTLDGDLAELSGALQGGYRGRQGRGLGFQEKEVAAELEQWEKTMREQELVIARLEGERKKLEEQITRLRQFKADLEGGIITLEKILHLDTTDMDASRKVRKEFEKTLDDVQKSLRSVESTIEKENETLTKNRIRKQELRSRIADLRNPALVAELNAFEEKRKQLVDASLKKESDIKTTDSQISNVLAPERDNMAKIIKQHDKEEEDFKQELLSVEKLITETGVDLKQKEEHQRKFHEQFKELFTKRAKLDDSIKKEEEKIEDVGERARKIELKVNSVSIEISRISAELAAVEHEFKQYEGIAVVDKPAGELKRQITSWEATLIRLGSINMKALEIYSTIEHEYSELIKKKDKLVREKEDVLMLMNEIETKKKSMFTKTFDVVNENFKTLFSALSTKGEASLVLENPESPFDGGLFVKVRISGTRFLDIRSLSGGEKTMTALSFIFAIQEHEPASFYILDEVDAALDKRNSERFAQLIKKYTSSAQYVVITHNDNIIAEADRLYGISMDEHGVSQVTSLKV
- the rnhB gene encoding ribonuclease HII, yielding MVLVCGIEEAGRGPVIGPLVMVGVLVDDRDEAKLRQIGVKDSKLLTAAQRDKLSVQIRAIVKDLRVLVIPPEEVDAAVLSSSINLNWLEALKSAKMINELKPEKIILDCPSPNCRAYKEYVQNNLDAPLRKIPLIAEHKADVNYPIVSAASILAKVIRDDEVEKLKAKIGIDFGSGYMADPLTQHFIRDYVTQHGSIMRKSWASYTREISKKKQKLLADF
- a CDS encoding PIN domain-containing protein, with protein sequence MAEQHFYFDTSIWMDIYDERGHNGEVARKLMEKIVMDDDIVLYSDAIVAELKKLGFSEYEINQMFSIAKPDHIRRVQSTKNQIEEAQRVAQQRDVPRRDALHAILARDHEAQLISRDWDFEKLRDITKAKKPEDLI
- a CDS encoding ribbon-helix-helix domain-containing protein, yielding METVSLRFEESFIHDIEKVMKENRYATKTEFIREAVRDKIKDIEKRAALLRLERAYGAGKHKGRKITDADIHRAGEETFKELAKNLGLSSN